The following are encoded in a window of Novosphingobium sp. THN1 genomic DNA:
- the ptsP gene encoding phosphoenolpyruvate--protein phosphotransferase produces the protein MSMLSAVTSARQILTSLHEVMASRAGAQAKLNQIVEVIGENLDSEVCSIYLLREGMLELFATRGLNQAAVHVTRLAVGEGLVGTIAGNVETLNLAEAAAHPDFAFRPETGEEKFHSFAGVPIVRRERAVGVVAVQHVEPRRYEEVEIEALQTVAMVLSELIANAELIDDEETLGVPAHLTGPDRIKGLTLVKGLASGVAVYHQPRVTIEHVVAEDTEAERQRVYLAFDKMREQIDRMASQAEFGVGGEHEEVLETYRMFAYDEGWSRRINEAIDSGLTAEAAIERVQQRTRMRMRQIDDPLLADRMHDLEDLSNRLLRIVSGQLGTAASMGLKGDAILIARNLGPAELLEYDRRRLKGVILEEGSLTAHVVIVARAMGIPVVGRMRALRGKVRDGDHLLLDGDQGVVDVRPAPTLIEAFEARFARNRERQAHYATMREVEPFTRDGTRIAVLMNAGLRDDTPMLNLTGADGIGLFRTEFQFLVSATLPSRERQTRLYRDVMDSAGDRPVVFRTVDIGGDKVLPYLRHNDGEAEENPAMGWRALRVALERDGLLKVQARALLEAAGGRTLNVMFPMVTEPWEFDAAKAVFDGQLAFLRKQKKILPEAIRYGAMLEVPALAECLDLLAPKLSFLSIGTNDLTQFLFAADRANPKLAERYDWLSPAILRFLRRVVNTVAPFGTDVTVCGEMGGRRLEALALLGLGITRLSITPAAVGPVKELVRKVDVNEIRAAMAGWLSEPPQDLRAAIAEWAAARGIECD, from the coding sequence ATGTCCATGCTCAGTGCCGTGACCTCTGCCCGACAAATCCTGACTTCGCTGCACGAGGTCATGGCCTCGCGCGCGGGTGCCCAGGCCAAGCTGAACCAGATCGTCGAAGTCATCGGCGAAAATCTCGATTCAGAGGTGTGCTCGATCTACCTCCTGCGCGAGGGGATGCTCGAGCTCTTCGCCACGCGCGGCCTCAACCAGGCGGCGGTCCACGTCACCCGGCTGGCCGTGGGCGAGGGTCTGGTCGGCACCATCGCGGGCAATGTCGAGACGCTGAACCTTGCCGAGGCAGCGGCGCATCCCGACTTCGCGTTCCGTCCCGAAACGGGCGAGGAAAAGTTCCACTCCTTTGCCGGTGTTCCGATCGTGCGGCGCGAACGCGCGGTGGGCGTGGTTGCGGTCCAGCACGTCGAACCGCGCCGCTACGAAGAGGTCGAGATCGAGGCGCTGCAGACGGTGGCGATGGTTCTTTCCGAACTCATCGCCAATGCAGAGCTGATCGACGACGAGGAAACGCTGGGGGTGCCGGCCCACCTTACCGGGCCGGACCGCATCAAGGGGCTGACTCTGGTGAAGGGCCTCGCCAGTGGCGTTGCCGTCTACCACCAGCCCCGCGTCACGATCGAGCATGTCGTCGCAGAGGACACCGAGGCCGAGCGCCAGCGCGTCTATCTGGCGTTCGACAAGATGCGCGAACAGATCGACCGCATGGCCAGCCAGGCGGAATTCGGCGTAGGCGGAGAGCATGAGGAGGTGCTCGAGACCTACCGCATGTTCGCCTATGACGAAGGTTGGTCGCGCCGGATCAACGAGGCGATCGATTCCGGGCTCACGGCAGAAGCGGCGATCGAGCGCGTGCAGCAGCGCACCCGCATGCGCATGCGCCAGATCGACGACCCGCTTCTGGCCGACCGCATGCACGATCTCGAGGATCTGTCGAATCGCCTGCTGCGGATCGTCTCGGGTCAGCTGGGCACCGCCGCCAGCATGGGCCTCAAGGGCGATGCCATCCTGATCGCACGCAATCTCGGCCCGGCCGAACTGCTCGAATACGATCGGCGGCGCCTCAAGGGCGTCATTCTCGAGGAAGGCTCGCTCACCGCGCATGTCGTCATCGTGGCGAGGGCCATGGGGATACCGGTAGTCGGCCGGATGCGGGCGCTGCGCGGCAAGGTGCGCGATGGCGATCACCTCTTGCTCGATGGCGATCAGGGCGTGGTCGACGTCCGCCCCGCACCCACGCTGATAGAAGCGTTCGAGGCGCGGTTTGCCAGAAACCGCGAACGGCAGGCCCATTACGCCACGATGCGCGAGGTCGAGCCTTTCACTCGCGACGGCACGCGCATCGCCGTGCTGATGAATGCGGGGCTGCGCGACGATACGCCAATGCTCAACCTCACCGGCGCAGATGGCATCGGCCTGTTCCGCACCGAGTTCCAGTTCCTCGTTTCGGCGACGCTGCCCTCGCGTGAGCGCCAGACCCGGCTCTATCGTGATGTGATGGACTCGGCCGGCGATCGTCCGGTGGTGTTCCGCACCGTCGATATCGGCGGTGACAAGGTGCTGCCCTACCTGCGCCATAATGACGGTGAGGCCGAGGAAAACCCTGCCATGGGCTGGCGCGCGCTGCGCGTGGCGCTGGAACGCGATGGCTTGCTGAAGGTGCAGGCCCGCGCCCTGCTCGAAGCGGCGGGCGGGCGGACGCTCAACGTCATGTTCCCGATGGTCACCGAACCGTGGGAGTTCGATGCCGCCAAGGCCGTATTCGATGGCCAGTTGGCCTTCCTGCGCAAGCAGAAGAAGATCCTGCCCGAGGCGATCCGCTATGGCGCGATGCTCGAAGTCCCGGCGCTGGCCGAGTGTCTCGACCTGCTGGCTCCGAAGCTCTCGTTCCTGTCGATCGGCACCAACGACCTGACGCAATTCCTGTTCGCCGCCGACCGTGCCAATCCCAAGCTTGCCGAACGCTACGACTGGCTCAGCCCGGCCATCCTGCGCTTCCTGCGCCGCGTGGTGAACACGGTGGCGCCGTTCGGCACCGACGTGACAGTCTGTGGCGAGATGGGCGGACGCAGGCTGGAGGCGCTCGCCCTGCTCGGCCTTGGCATCACGCGCCTTTCGATTACGCCTGCGGCGGTCGGGCCCGTCAAGGAACTTGTCCGCAAGGTCGATGTGAACGAGATTCGCGCGGCAATGGCCGGCTGGCTGTCCGAACCCCCGCAAGACCTTCGCGCTGCGATTGCCGAATGGGCCGCCGCACGCGGGATCGAGTGCGACTGA
- a CDS encoding DUF4230 domain-containing protein has product MDDPGLTTRPATKAAAPSLARVSLLPWGLFLVALAAAAFFAWQWWQPEDLGDPLATSLVAFEKQDKLTVFSAELAPVVSSNDSRLFGLVNSKQVAVIPARIDYTINLAQVGRDRLTWNAEGQTLAVRLPPLTVSRPNLDEARAQYLRDGIWISRDAQDKLTRDNTRLAEAQAVQQAANPVLMNLARQAAREAIAQNLSIPLQVAGYGKAKVEVTFDK; this is encoded by the coding sequence ATGGATGATCCAGGCCTGACCACCCGCCCTGCGACCAAAGCGGCAGCGCCCTCGCTGGCGCGCGTCTCCTTGCTGCCTTGGGGCCTGTTCCTTGTCGCGCTGGCAGCGGCAGCCTTCTTCGCCTGGCAATGGTGGCAGCCCGAGGATCTTGGCGATCCGCTCGCCACCAGTCTTGTCGCGTTCGAAAAGCAGGACAAGCTGACCGTGTTCAGCGCCGAGCTTGCCCCTGTCGTATCGAGCAACGATTCCCGCCTGTTCGGCCTCGTGAACTCCAAGCAGGTCGCAGTGATCCCGGCGCGGATCGACTACACCATCAACCTCGCGCAAGTCGGCCGCGACCGCCTGACGTGGAATGCGGAAGGACAGACCCTTGCAGTCCGCCTGCCGCCGCTCACCGTCAGCCGCCCCAATCTCGACGAGGCGCGCGCGCAGTACTTGCGCGACGGCATCTGGATCAGCCGCGATGCCCAGGACAAGCTGACTCGCGACAACACACGGCTTGCCGAAGCGCAGGCGGTGCAGCAGGCGGCCAATCCCGTGCTGATGAACCTTGCCCGGCAGGCCGCAAGGGAAGCCATCGCCCAGAATCTGTCGATCCCCCTGCAGGTGGCGGGTTACGGCAAGGCCAAGGTCGAGGTCACGTTCGACAAGTAA
- a CDS encoding MBL fold metallo-hydrolase, translating to MAQMPPIPDRSEWPVGRAEQLEPLVRRVLAPNPSPYTFTGTQTYLVGAGKDVAVIDPGPYGMDHVVGSESQGHLDAILAAVGDARIVAIVCTHTHRDHSPASRPLAEATGAPIIGCAPLTMEDDGPRADAAFDADYMPDRVLADGERISGDGWTLEAVATPGHTSNHLCYSVVESGALFTGDHVMGWSTSVVSPPDGDMAAYMASLQKLHDRADRVLYPAHGPQIDNPRQLVRGMLGHRRQRERQILRLLEDGGPHAIPEFVAAMYKGLDPRLHGAAGRSVLAHLLDLERQGRVRVEDETWMIQA from the coding sequence ATGGCCCAGATGCCCCCGATCCCCGACCGCAGCGAATGGCCCGTCGGCCGCGCCGAGCAACTCGAACCGCTGGTGCGCCGCGTGCTCGCCCCCAACCCCTCGCCCTACACCTTCACCGGCACGCAGACCTATCTGGTCGGAGCTGGCAAGGACGTGGCGGTGATCGATCCCGGCCCTTACGGCATGGACCATGTCGTCGGCTCGGAAAGCCAGGGCCATCTCGACGCCATCCTCGCCGCAGTGGGCGATGCCAGGATCGTCGCGATTGTCTGCACCCACACCCATCGCGATCATAGCCCCGCCTCGCGCCCCCTTGCCGAAGCCACTGGCGCCCCGATCATCGGCTGCGCTCCGCTGACCATGGAGGACGACGGCCCGCGCGCCGATGCCGCTTTCGATGCCGACTACATGCCCGACCGCGTTCTCGCAGATGGCGAGCGCATTTCGGGCGATGGCTGGACGCTCGAAGCCGTCGCCACGCCCGGCCATACCTCCAACCACCTGTGCTACAGCGTGGTGGAAAGCGGTGCGCTGTTCACCGGCGATCACGTGATGGGCTGGTCCACCTCGGTTGTCTCACCGCCGGATGGCGACATGGCGGCATACATGGCGAGCCTGCAGAAGCTCCACGATCGCGCCGATCGCGTGCTCTATCCCGCGCACGGGCCGCAGATCGACAACCCGCGCCAGCTCGTGCGCGGCATGCTCGGCCACCGCCGCCAGCGCGAGCGCCAGATCCTGCGCCTGCTCGAGGACGGCGGGCCGCACGCCATTCCCGAGTTCGTCGCGGCGATGTACAAGGGCCTCGATCCGCGGCTCCACGGTGCAGCAGGTCGCTCGGTGCTTGCCCACCTGCTCGATCTGGAACGTCAGGGACGGGTGAGGGTTGAGGATGAGACATGGATGATCCAGGCCTGA
- the tilS gene encoding tRNA lysidine(34) synthetase TilS codes for MTAAAARFAAQWAAVAPHEPVGLAVSGGPDSLAMLLLFHEVAPRNFQVATVDHGLRAESADEAAMVAAICAERGIAHRTLALSLEKGSAVQERARAARYATLAQWARDQGLAAIVTAHHADDQAETMVMRLNRGVGLRGLAAMRPVAQVPGAPGLTLLRPLLSWRRAELQAVVNLTGLAAADDPSNRDPGYERVRMRDALTSTDAFAIMGFARSARHLAEADAALDWVVGQLWESVTTAGEGFTWNPPPGLPDAIALRLLERVLARLGGGTPRGAELVRWLETLRQGGVATLGGVKGDARSGAWRFTLAPPHCA; via the coding sequence CTGACCGCTGCTGCTGCGCGCTTTGCCGCGCAGTGGGCGGCGGTTGCCCCGCATGAGCCCGTCGGCCTTGCCGTATCGGGCGGACCGGACAGCCTCGCCATGCTGCTGCTGTTCCACGAAGTTGCGCCGCGCAACTTTCAGGTGGCCACGGTCGATCATGGCTTGCGGGCGGAATCGGCCGATGAAGCGGCAATGGTCGCTGCGATCTGCGCTGAGCGCGGCATTGCGCATCGGACTCTGGCGCTCTCGCTTGAAAAAGGCAGCGCCGTGCAGGAGCGGGCGCGGGCTGCGCGCTACGCGACGCTGGCGCAGTGGGCGCGCGACCAGGGTCTGGCGGCTATCGTCACCGCCCACCACGCCGACGATCAGGCCGAGACGATGGTCATGCGCCTCAACCGTGGTGTCGGCTTGCGGGGGTTGGCAGCGATGCGCCCCGTTGCACAAGTGCCGGGCGCTCCGGGCCTTACGCTGCTACGGCCCTTGCTGTCATGGCGGCGGGCTGAATTGCAGGCGGTTGTCAACTTGACCGGCCTTGCCGCGGCCGACGATCCTTCGAACCGCGATCCGGGTTACGAGCGGGTGCGCATGCGTGACGCTCTGACGTCAACCGATGCGTTTGCAATCATGGGTTTCGCCCGGAGCGCCCGGCACCTTGCCGAAGCCGATGCTGCGCTGGATTGGGTTGTCGGCCAGCTGTGGGAAAGCGTGACAACGGCGGGCGAGGGTTTCACGTGGAACCCGCCGCCAGGCCTGCCCGACGCCATCGCCTTGCGCCTGCTCGAGCGCGTGCTCGCCAGATTGGGCGGAGGGACGCCACGAGGCGCAGAACTGGTCCGCTGGCTTGAAACCCTGCGCCAGGGCGGCGTTGCGACGCTTGGCGGGGTAAAGGGGGATGCCCGGAGCGGCGCCTGGCGCTTCACCCTGGCGCCGCCACATTGCGCTTGA
- a CDS encoding helix-turn-helix domain-containing protein has product MAEAGGLQDITNIDTTPMPAGQPGPQSVGEMLRAAREAAGLDIKQLSQATRVTTRHLQALEVGDYAAFPGRPYALGFAKSYARAVGLDDKAVSEAVRAELDRQAPPPPPRVINQFEVGDPEKTPSRLTAWLAAGLVIAIALAGLVFWRSYYLPSAELPPLVGPEEASPAPSQVAAAAPAPAPTGPVVFTATEDRIWVKFYDGTGKQILQKELAKGESFTVPADVPEPKLWTGRPDALAITVGGQPVPRIAEKEGIVKDVAVSAAALLARGTAAATPAPAATPSAAAPAARPAPRRRVQQSAAASEPTTAPAPAAAPAEGTPPPAAQR; this is encoded by the coding sequence TTGGCTGAAGCCGGCGGTCTGCAGGACATTACCAATATCGACACCACGCCCATGCCCGCCGGGCAGCCGGGCCCGCAAAGCGTGGGCGAAATGCTGCGCGCGGCGCGTGAGGCCGCAGGGCTGGACATCAAGCAGCTTTCACAAGCCACGCGGGTAACCACGCGGCATCTGCAGGCGCTTGAAGTGGGCGACTATGCCGCCTTTCCGGGAAGGCCCTACGCGCTTGGCTTTGCCAAGAGCTACGCAAGAGCGGTCGGCCTCGATGACAAGGCCGTTTCCGAGGCCGTTCGCGCCGAGCTTGACCGGCAGGCGCCGCCACCGCCGCCGCGCGTGATCAACCAGTTCGAGGTGGGCGATCCTGAAAAGACGCCTTCGCGGCTGACTGCGTGGCTTGCCGCAGGGCTGGTCATCGCCATTGCGCTGGCGGGGCTGGTGTTCTGGCGCAGCTATTACCTGCCGTCTGCCGAACTCCCGCCGCTGGTCGGGCCGGAAGAGGCGAGCCCGGCGCCGAGCCAGGTTGCCGCCGCTGCACCGGCTCCCGCACCGACCGGCCCGGTCGTGTTCACGGCCACCGAAGATCGCATCTGGGTGAAGTTCTACGACGGCACTGGCAAGCAGATCCTCCAGAAGGAACTGGCCAAGGGCGAAAGCTTCACCGTGCCGGCCGACGTGCCCGAGCCCAAGCTGTGGACCGGGCGTCCCGATGCGCTTGCGATCACGGTGGGCGGGCAACCGGTTCCGCGCATCGCCGAGAAGGAAGGCATCGTGAAGGACGTGGCGGTCAGCGCAGCGGCCTTGCTGGCGCGCGGTACTGCGGCGGCCACGCCAGCTCCTGCGGCGACGCCTTCTGCGGCGGCCCCGGCCGCACGACCTGCCCCGCGCCGCCGTGTGCAACAGTCCGCTGCGGCAAGTGAGCCGACAACGGCTCCGGCTCCGGCCGCAGCCCCGGCAGAGGGTACGCCGCCACCTGCCGCCCAGCGCTGA
- a CDS encoding YdcH family protein — MTEEEMRKRLAALRIEHRDLDAAIDALSLNGARDQLQIARLKKRKLLLKDQIAMIEDYLIPDIIA, encoded by the coding sequence GTGACCGAAGAGGAAATGCGCAAGCGGCTTGCTGCGCTGCGTATCGAACACCGTGACCTCGACGCGGCGATCGACGCGCTCTCGCTCAACGGTGCGCGCGACCAGTTGCAGATCGCCCGTCTCAAGAAGCGCAAATTGCTGCTGAAAGACCAGATCGCGATGATCGAGGATTACCTTATTCCCGACATCATCGCCTGA
- a CDS encoding DUF3667 domain-containing protein, translating to MSGTETLGEMAGAFAAARTVEPTAGEYRADGHTHESACLNCATPLVGSHCHACGQAAHVHKTIGAFFHDLLHGVFHFEGKIWRTLPMLVTKPGQLTREYIDGRRASYVSPIALFLFCVFLLFTTINSMNAGDLGKSATTSIEQAEAQQKAELSALQAKLRTETDADDIARLKRKIEVAQSSLDGLATLRSSNVNINMIQPDTDIEGLEKVPFVHEAVKVWKENPKLALYKVQTYSYKLSWALIPISVPFLWLLFPFSRRFGLYDHTVFVTYSLCFMTLLAIVAMLGAKLGVPSLGLLGLVPPFHMLVQLRGTYGLSWFGAWLRTWFLSMFALTALILFAMLILVEAGG from the coding sequence TTGAGCGGCACGGAGACTCTGGGCGAGATGGCGGGTGCCTTTGCTGCGGCACGCACGGTTGAGCCGACGGCGGGGGAGTATCGGGCCGACGGCCACACCCACGAATCGGCCTGCCTGAATTGCGCCACGCCGCTGGTCGGCAGCCATTGCCATGCCTGCGGGCAAGCCGCGCATGTCCACAAGACAATCGGCGCATTCTTCCACGACCTGCTCCACGGCGTGTTCCACTTCGAAGGCAAGATCTGGCGGACGCTGCCGATGCTGGTGACCAAGCCCGGCCAGCTTACCCGCGAATACATCGACGGGCGGCGGGCGAGCTATGTCTCACCCATCGCGCTATTCCTGTTCTGCGTGTTCCTGCTGTTCACGACGATCAATTCCATGAACGCCGGCGACCTCGGAAAATCGGCGACCACTTCGATCGAGCAGGCAGAGGCTCAGCAGAAAGCAGAGCTGAGTGCGCTTCAGGCGAAACTCAGGACCGAGACCGATGCGGATGACATCGCGCGACTGAAGCGGAAGATCGAAGTTGCGCAATCCAGTCTCGATGGGCTGGCAACGCTCAGGTCCAGCAACGTGAACATCAACATGATCCAGCCCGACACGGATATCGAGGGGCTCGAGAAAGTCCCGTTCGTCCACGAGGCGGTGAAAGTGTGGAAGGAGAACCCCAAGCTCGCGCTCTACAAGGTGCAGACTTACAGCTACAAGTTGAGCTGGGCACTGATCCCGATCTCGGTACCGTTCCTTTGGCTGCTGTTTCCCTTCAGCCGCCGCTTCGGCCTCTATGATCACACCGTGTTCGTCACCTATTCGCTCTGCTTCATGACGCTGCTGGCAATCGTCGCGATGCTCGGCGCCAAGCTTGGCGTGCCTTCACTCGGACTTCTCGGTCTGGTGCCGCCGTTCCACATGCTGGTGCAGTTGAGAGGAACTTACGGCCTGTCGTGGTTCGGGGCATGGCTGCGGACGTGGTTCCTGTCCATGTTCGCCCTTACGGCACTGATCCTGTTCGCGATGCTCATCCTCGTGGAAGCAGGCGGTTAA
- a CDS encoding tol-pal system YbgF family protein yields the protein MTMTFRRAAPLGALLLGLTAPIAAPLLAQSTAQKTTAAPVDPEMRLRRMEAEIRAMQRKVFPDGAGKTFVPEITAGPTNTTPVGAPASSAVTDILARMDAVEAQMARLTAQVEEGQNRSAKIEERLARLEAAAAPPPEEPAATPAPAATTTPAPAAVTPKPTTPAAAKPAATKPAETKPATPAAKPVSPSAARVAAVQAIEKPATGDAALDEYNYGFRLWEAKFYPEAQQQLQIYVDRYPKHNMISFGRNLLGRAWLDDGKPGTAAQFFLQNYLADKKGARAPDSLLYLGIAMVRLKDTEKACGAFTELASTYPDEVAGRLKGQYDGARASVKCK from the coding sequence ATGACCATGACTTTCCGGCGTGCTGCGCCGCTTGGAGCCCTCCTTCTGGGGCTGACCGCCCCGATCGCTGCGCCGCTGCTGGCCCAATCCACTGCGCAGAAGACCACAGCCGCGCCGGTCGACCCGGAAATGCGCCTGCGCCGGATGGAGGCGGAAATCCGCGCGATGCAGCGCAAGGTCTTCCCCGACGGCGCCGGCAAGACATTCGTTCCTGAAATCACCGCAGGCCCGACGAACACCACACCGGTTGGCGCGCCCGCCTCGTCCGCGGTGACCGACATTCTTGCGAGGATGGATGCAGTCGAGGCGCAGATGGCGCGGCTGACCGCGCAGGTCGAAGAGGGGCAGAACCGCTCGGCCAAGATCGAGGAGCGGCTGGCCAGGCTTGAGGCCGCTGCCGCGCCGCCGCCCGAGGAACCGGCGGCGACGCCAGCGCCTGCCGCGACGACGACGCCCGCTCCTGCGGCAGTGACGCCGAAGCCCACGACGCCAGCCGCTGCCAAGCCTGCTGCAACCAAGCCGGCCGAGACCAAGCCTGCAACGCCTGCCGCAAAGCCGGTATCGCCTTCGGCCGCGCGCGTGGCAGCTGTGCAGGCGATCGAGAAGCCGGCAACGGGTGATGCCGCGCTGGATGAATACAACTATGGCTTCCGCCTGTGGGAAGCCAAGTTCTATCCCGAAGCGCAGCAGCAGCTGCAGATCTATGTCGATCGCTATCCCAAGCACAACATGATCAGCTTCGGCCGCAACCTGCTGGGTCGGGCCTGGCTCGATGATGGCAAGCCCGGCACCGCGGCGCAGTTCTTCCTGCAGAATTACCTTGCCGACAAGAAGGGCGCGCGTGCGCCTGACAGCCTGCTCTATCTCGGGATCGCCATGGTGCGCCTCAAGGATACCGAAAAGGCATGCGGCGCCTTCACGGAACTGGCCTCGACCTATCCCGATGAAGTCGCCGGTCGTCTCAAGGGCCAATACGATGGCGCCCGCGCCTCGGTGAAGTGCAAGTAA
- a CDS encoding YdcH family protein — protein sequence MESTHISALQTKHAGLEKQIQSEMSRPLPDETLVAQLKRKKLKIKEELSRFH from the coding sequence ATGGAATCGACGCACATCAGCGCACTCCAGACAAAGCACGCCGGACTTGAAAAGCAGATCCAATCGGAAATGTCCCGGCCTCTCCCTGATGAAACGCTGGTGGCTCAGCTCAAGAGAAAGAAGCTGAAGATCAAGGAAGAGCTATCGCGCTTCCACTGA
- a CDS encoding DUF1465 family protein: MLAKQRRSGYAHFMPLLPSLNPRIVDALHAEALGLADQVRTRFERLRQETNQIVADDEDLRRVQVSCEALRTTTRVMHCLAWLLNHRAHFAGELSELQLRRHGRLIANFPDSDREVVANLPQDVQALVHDSQRLYQRIQRLEQAWRSEAIANGSAVQRLRDRLARAVEDHSSAA; this comes from the coding sequence ATGTTGGCGAAACAAAGACGGTCGGGCTATGCGCATTTCATGCCTTTGTTGCCGAGCCTGAATCCGCGTATCGTAGACGCTCTCCATGCCGAGGCGCTCGGTCTTGCCGATCAGGTGCGCACACGATTCGAACGGCTGCGCCAGGAGACCAACCAGATCGTCGCCGATGACGAGGATCTGCGGCGCGTGCAGGTAAGCTGTGAAGCGCTGCGCACGACGACACGCGTGATGCACTGCCTGGCCTGGCTGCTCAATCATCGCGCCCACTTCGCAGGCGAGCTTTCGGAGCTGCAACTGCGCCGCCATGGCCGCCTGATCGCGAATTTTCCCGACAGCGATCGCGAAGTCGTCGCCAACCTGCCGCAGGACGTGCAGGCGCTGGTTCACGACAGCCAGCGGCTTTACCAGCGCATCCAGCGGCTGGAACAGGCGTGGCGATCCGAGGCCATCGCCAATGGCAGTGCCGTGCAACGCTTGCGCGACCGCCTTGCCCGTGCTGTCGAGGATCATTCAAGCGCCGCCTGA
- the ftsH gene encoding ATP-dependent zinc metalloprotease FtsH: MNDDQPQGNPWIKSLLVWGMIFLALLLVVSMFGSRVDTNATTIPYSAFRSQVSDGAVRSVEIAPERITGTLKNGSQFATVPVPGDSDLPKLLQDNGVQYAGKAAEQPNMLMYILFNSLPFLLILGVAFFALRQMQKGGGSGAMGFGKSKAKLLTERSGRVTFDDVAGIDEAREELEEIVEFLRDPSRFSKLGGQIPKGALLVGSPGTGKTLLARAIAGEAGVPFFTISGSDFVEMFVGVGASRVRDMFEQAKKNAPCIVFIDEIDAVGRHRGHGLGNSNDEREQTLNQLLVEMDGFEANEGIIIIAATNRPDVLDPALLRPGRFDRQVVVPIPDIEGREKILSVHMKKVPLAPDVNPRTIARGTPGFSGADLANLVNEAALLAARRNKRLVAMQEFEDAKDKVMMGAERRSMVMTDDEKKMTAYHEAGHAIVSVKEPASDPIHKATIIPRGRALGMVMRLPERDSYSYHRDKMHANLSVAMGGRVAEELIFGHDKVSSGASSDIQYATSLARSMVTKWGMSEKLGPLQYEDQQEGYLGMGGSARLFASDETNKLIDSEIRLLVDGAHERATDILKTNEDKLHLLAQALLEYETLTGDEIKELLDSGKLDRPQNPGGTARPVAAQGSAVPRAGKKFGSTNPQPA, translated from the coding sequence ATGAACGACGACCAGCCTCAGGGAAATCCGTGGATCAAGAGTCTCCTTGTCTGGGGCATGATCTTCCTTGCGCTCCTGCTGGTGGTTTCGATGTTCGGATCACGGGTCGATACCAACGCGACGACGATCCCCTACTCGGCCTTCCGCTCGCAAGTCAGCGATGGTGCGGTCCGCTCGGTCGAGATCGCGCCGGAGCGCATCACCGGCACGCTCAAGAATGGCAGCCAGTTCGCAACCGTGCCCGTGCCCGGCGATTCCGATCTGCCGAAGCTGTTGCAGGACAACGGCGTGCAGTATGCCGGCAAGGCGGCCGAACAGCCGAACATGCTGATGTACATCCTGTTCAACTCGCTGCCGTTCCTGCTCATCCTCGGCGTTGCCTTCTTCGCGCTGCGCCAGATGCAGAAGGGCGGCGGATCGGGCGCGATGGGTTTTGGCAAGTCTAAGGCCAAGCTGCTGACCGAACGCTCGGGCCGCGTCACCTTCGATGATGTCGCCGGCATTGATGAAGCACGCGAGGAGCTTGAGGAAATCGTCGAGTTCCTGCGCGATCCTTCGCGCTTTTCCAAGCTTGGCGGCCAGATCCCCAAGGGCGCGCTGCTGGTCGGCTCGCCCGGCACCGGCAAGACCCTGCTCGCCCGCGCCATTGCGGGTGAAGCGGGCGTGCCGTTCTTCACCATTTCGGGTTCGGACTTTGTCGAGATGTTCGTCGGCGTCGGTGCAAGCCGCGTGCGCGACATGTTCGAACAGGCCAAGAAGAACGCGCCGTGCATCGTCTTCATCGACGAAATCGATGCGGTCGGTCGTCACCGTGGGCACGGTCTCGGCAATTCGAACGACGAGCGCGAGCAGACGCTGAACCAGCTGCTGGTCGAGATGGACGGCTTCGAGGCCAACGAAGGCATCATCATCATCGCGGCGACCAACCGCCCCGACGTGCTCGATCCCGCGCTGCTGCGTCCCGGTCGTTTCGATCGCCAGGTGGTCGTGCCGATCCCCGACATCGAAGGCCGCGAGAAGATCCTTTCGGTCCACATGAAGAAGGTGCCGCTCGCGCCCGACGTCAATCCGCGCACGATTGCGCGCGGCACTCCTGGCTTCTCGGGTGCTGACCTTGCCAACCTCGTCAACGAGGCCGCCCTGCTCGCCGCGCGCCGCAACAAGCGCCTTGTTGCCATGCAGGAATTCGAGGACGCGAAGGACAAGGTCATGATGGGCGCGGAACGTCGCTCCATGGTGATGACCGACGACGAGAAGAAGATGACCGCCTATCACGAGGCGGGCCACGCCATCGTCTCGGTCAAGGAACCGGCCTCCGATCCGATCCACAAGGCCACGATCATCCCGCGCGGTCGCGCGCTGGGCATGGTCATGCGTCTGCCCGAGCGTGACAGCTATTCCTACCACCGCGACAAGATGCACGCGAACCTCTCGGTCGCGATGGGTGGCCGCGTGGCGGAAGAGCTGATCTTCGGGCACGACAAGGTCTCGTCCGGTGCCTCGTCCGATATCCAGTACGCCACTTCGCTGGCGCGTTCGATGGTCACCAAGTGGGGCATGTCGGAAAAGCTCGGTCCGTTGCAGTACGAAGATCAGCAGGAAGGCTACCTTGGCATGGGCGGTTCGGCCCGCCTCTTCGCCTCGGACGAGACCAACAAGCTGATCGACAGCGAGATTCGCCTGCTCGTCGACGGTGCGCACGAACGCGCGACCGACATCCTCAAGACCAACGAGGACAAGCTCCACCTCCTCGCCCAGGCATTGCTTGAATACGAGACGCTGACCGGCGACGAGATCAAGGAACTGCTCGACAGCGGCAAGCTGGACCGCCCGCAGAACCCCGGCGGCACGGCACGGCCAGTCGCAGCCCAGGGCTCGGCAGTGCCGCGCGCGGGCAAGAAGTTCGGCTCGACCAATCCGCAGCCGGCCTGA